The Astyanax mexicanus isolate ESR-SI-001 chromosome 7, AstMex3_surface, whole genome shotgun sequence genome has a window encoding:
- the cabp2a gene encoding calcium-binding protein 2a isoform X2 — MGAKPSKRGSMKKGVPPLETSAVPLAAAMLGSVQGAEVEDEEDEDSGSERDFDEPLCALVQNCSMLHNIVGPACIFLRQGLAQAQIDRDLRPEEIEELKEAFKEFDKDRDGFISCKDLGECMRTMGYMPTEMELIELSQQICGGRVDFEDFVELMGPKMLAETADMIGVKELRDAFREFDSNGDGQISLTELREAMKKLMGEQLNAREIDEILRDVDLNGDGLVDFEEFVRMMSR, encoded by the exons ATGGGAGCCAAGCCATCCAAAAGAGGCAGTATGAAGAAG GGCGTCCCGCCCCTGGAGACCAGTGCAGTTCCACTGGCGGCAGCAATGCTGGGGTCAGTGCAGGGCGCGGAAGTtgaagatgaggaggatgaagATTCGGGGAGTGAACGAGACTTTGATGAGCCTCTGTGCGCTCTGGTTCAGAACTGCTCCATGCTGCACAACATCGTAGGCCCTGCCTGCATCTTCCTCCGACAGGGCCTCGCTCAAGCCCAAATC GACAGAGATCTGCGGCCAGAGGAAATTGAAG agCTGAAAGAAGCCTTCAAGGAGTTTGATAAGGACAGGGATGGCTTCATTAGCTGTAAGGATCTGGGCGAGTGCATGAGGACGATGGGCTACATGCCTACAGAGATGGAGCTGATAGAGCTCAGTCAGCAGATAT GTGGGGGTCGAGTGGACTTTGAGGACTTTGTGGAGCTGATGGGGCCTAAAATGCTGGCAGAGACAGCAGATATGATTGGAGTGAAGGAACTGAGAGATGCTTTTAGAGAG TTTGACTCTAATGGCGATGGCCAGATCAGTCTGACAGAGTTGAGGGAGGCCATGAAGAAACTGATGGGTGAGCAGCTAAACGCCAGGGAGATTGATGAGATCCTCAGGGACGTGGACCTGAATGGAGACGGCCTTGTGGATTttgaag AGTTTGTTCGGATGATGTCTCGCTAA